A stretch of DNA from Paramormyrops kingsleyae isolate MSU_618 chromosome 15, PKINGS_0.4, whole genome shotgun sequence:
CATTGTTTGGAAGCTGTTCCTCCACAGTCATGCTTCACAGTGATCCTGAGCAACTGCGCTTTCCCCCTAATCTTCTATCTTTGGCTTTTTCTCTTAGGTCAGAGTTCCTGGTAGTTGCAGGTCACTACCCGGTGTGGTCTATCGGACACCATGGTCCCACACACTGCCTAGTGGACAAGCTGAGGCCCTTGTTGAAGAAACACAATGTCACGCTGTATCTGAGTGGCCATGATCACAGCCTACAGGTTGGTCATCCATTACTGTCAGGCGGTGGAATGTGGTAAAGTTTGCCACATTCATTCCCACAAAATCAGCATGCCCCGGCCTGTTTCATCCCTGTAATGTGCTGAGTAAACTGCTGTGTTCTTCAACATGACTTGCTTCAAAAATTCAGAAATGTGGTCTGGCAGTTCCTTTACATTTCTGCATATGGTTGTGCACAAGGAAAACTTGAGGAATGACACATGCTGTGCGATCCACATTATGAAGTCCCCAAAAATGTAACGTGATTGTATTCCTGTCAGGACAGCTTGAAACTCGAGGATTCACCGTCAGTCTGAGAAGCTTTACTTTCTGCCATGACCGATAAAATTGTAGCTGTTGTGCCTCAAAGACAAATCCAATGTGATTCTTCACAACAGCCTCATAATACTAATTTACTGCTTTGTGCGCTAGCTATTAatccataaataaaaattattaaaaacaacaaaaatgatATATTCTATGAAGTTTTGTGATGTAAACGgtaatttaattaaaagaatATGTTCTGTGCGTAGCGCTTTGCAGAGGCTTTTCGGCGATCTCTCTGAAGCAGCGTATTAACTGTTGTTCTTTGTGCCTGCAGTTCATCCAGGAGGACGATGGCAGCGCGTACGCCGTGAGCGGCAGCGGCGCCTTCGATGACCGGTTCGCGCCGCACAGGCGCAGCTTCCCGGCTTCCTGGCTGCGCTTCTCTAGCGCTGTCAACAATACCTCCGGAGGGTTCGCTTACATCGAGGTCTCACAGGAAAAAATGCTCGTCAGTTACATCCAAGTAgatggaaaatgtgtttatcaAGCTACTTTGCCAAAACGCAAAATCTAATCACGCATCTAACCGATCGCACGCATCTGGCATGACTCAGACAACTTCAGGCTCACGCAAAACTTTTTTATGGTAAATCTATATGGCAAATATCTATATAATCCctattattccattatgaacctaAAATTGGATACATCGAAAGCGTTCAgcgggtagtttgcaaaccctacagactgttTATAATGTagtaaaactcttacatacttgtaaatgcgtgtgcagacttgtcacgaattgaaaatctcacgccagccagctgaccaaagttggcaaccctgtttttgtttttcatgtgtTTGATCGGTATTGGGTTTTTATGTGTTTGATGTTTGATTTGAAGCTGTTGAATGTATGTTGCTAAACCCAGCAGGTGGAACCGGATTTTCAAAAATGTGTCCGAAGTGAAGATGACAGCATGGACAATAGACGGGAACAGGAATACAATCtttgtataataaaataaaagtatatgttattattttatcagTACACATTATCTCAGGGAAGTCTGCTATATTATATAATTCTAGAGGGGTTTTCAATAAACATctttaaagcattaaaatatGCCAGACAacatctttgtaaaaaaaaatgtaggggGAGTTCACTTAATATTTGTGATAAGCTTAAAAAACAGCAGCACATAAGGAGTGTACAAGGTTTAAGTCTAACTTAAAATTGTTGCGCGATATATTTTAGTAGAGTTTTCCCGACAAGCACACCAATCACCTACTAAACCCTGTCAAAACAACATACCTGCTTTTGCCCTTAAATCGTATCCTATATCATGAAATAATTAGTACCTAGCATAACATGGACATCTACATTTAAAACCACCATTTAAATCCCGGGTTCAAATATCGATAACCATTATTTAACtgttcaataaaaatataacCCAAAACCATTAAATAGTACACATTCAGTAATATAGCATAATATACACATACATCTGTTAACATATAACGAATAAATTAAGGGCAGCTTGTAAACTATTTATCAAAATACATTATACCAATATCCCATTTCAAGGCACTAAGGCTGCCATAAATCATCCGAaaaaataaatagttaaaaaaacaaCGCAGTGCTTCAGTAAGAAATTTCGCAGTGTCTATGCGTCCTATTTAAAAATACCATTTACTAgttaaaaacaattaatttttttttttttgagaagtaTGTCTCTAGACATTTTACATGTTATTTCATTAGTGGGTTACCAATGTTTCtcagaaacaaaacaaagaattcCAGTGTTTGGCAAAGGAATGTAGGAGGGTATGCACATCCGGCTCAGTCGTACCATGTCCCCATGACCCGGGTGGAAGGCTTTGCCTCTCACACCTTCTTCAGAGGCACTGCTTCTTTTCCTGCATCGCTGCCTCTCTTTCTACGTCTGCAGCATACCGCAATCAGAGCGATGGTCCCTATCAGCATGATGACCAGCACGATGCCTCCCGCAATCACGCCAATGCTGTATTCTGCAAGAAAGTACAAGGGAAGACTCATTTCTCATGCTTAAATGAGACCCCACCCACTCAAATAGCCCCTCCCACTATACTAGCCCCTCCCACTATACTAGCCCCACCCATACCACCTGCTCCTCCCAACTCCACTAAATTGAATACTAAAGCGACTTATAAAATCCACAGGACACCTTGTGTAATTCAGTCGTCCTGAGCTGAGCTGCATCATACCTGATCTGTCTCCGCCCGGCGAGCACCGCGTGCTGCTTAACTTCCCATCCTGCTTGGTCCCGAGGCGAGTCGGCAGGTACGCCTGTACATTGAAGCAGTAGCTCACGCCCCTGTCCACGGCCACTACCAGCCTGCTACTGCTTGTAGTTTTCTCCCTCTGTTCAAAGGAAGGTCAAGATGGCCCAACTGTTAGTTCAGCGCTCAAACGGGATGTCGTGGCAGTCTGCATATAGCACAACACTGCCCCGTCCCGCGCCACAGAATTCACCTTTCCAGTGCTTTGTGCTTTCCTGTAGAAGACTTTATACTGCAGGTCACTCTTGAAAATGTCCCGTATGTTAAGCAGCTTCCTGCCACTGTGGATGGCAGTGACAGGGTCTTCGATATCAAGTGTAATTTTGCTTTTGTCTTGGGTCACATTAATTTTGAAGCGGGGAGCTCCGATTTCGGCTGAAAGAGTAGGAAATATGGAAAGTGACAGAACTGGACGGAGATGGAGATGGTCACGCGTGCTGCGGGATTTCGGCTGTCGTTAGCATTGATGGCTACTGTGAGGAATACCTACTGTCATGGTaggggcagaatggaggagattTGGTGTACGGGGGCTCCACTGCATCGTTAGGCACGCCCGGCATGGGCTCAGACAGAATATCAGCGATGTATGTAGCATTCAGGTCAACCAGCATGCTGGTCAAATCACAGTCTGTCTTCTCAGTCCGGATACAGTGTTCATTCTTCTCTCCATCTTTGCCCTGGCTGATAAAAAGGGCGATTGCGACATTTCATGTTCTGTTCAGTGTTATCTGCAGCCAAAAACctcatttcattcatttcttttagcagacactttcCTCCAAAGGGATACACCattgagaaggcagggtcagccagtccctggagcaactgggagttaagggcctcactcaggggcccaacgtTGTGCCATTTTAAGAACCACTAAGAACGTGTTTAATGAATCGGAGTGAGACCTTCCGATGTTTAGAGATGTTTATAAACTGTAACTGGATATTTGTGCTGCTAAGATTTCAAAGCCCCCTAGTGCTGCCACAAAATGTATGATAATACTTTACTTGAAGGGCACAGTTAACTTAGTTACACAGTTACTGCTCAAAAACAAATCATAAACTAATACAGTTCCTGCAAGAAATACACGACTGtcatgactgattaatgatggttgatcatgggatcagtacataactaacactGGTTAACTAATGcagtaagagtgtactactacattatctGTGATCGCTCAAGCAAAGTGTGACCAAATGTATTAATTTACTGCTCAGCTAATTCTACAGACCTTAAATGCATTCAGGACACTGTATTAGATCATATTTCAATCAATctatttttgtaaatatatttaacaaaaaaatgaagtaatattttcCTAAAGTATACTGAGACTAAGTATTGTTCAGGCTGAgcacaaccctgtactggaccAGTGTTTGGAAGGTGAATGAACAGTTGGCTCCAACATCtacagcagggttcttcaactctggacctcgattccaaatccaggccttgttttcagttcccccaggtagttgtttaataattactgattctgattggtcagaggcttcacacctgactgacaggtaaaggaaggctggaaaaccagcagtgctcggaccttgaggaccgtgagttgaataaccctgatctaCAGGGACACTGAGTGATCCTcctctctgatcctcacttgtatgttgctttggacaaaagcgacTGCTAAATTAATAAACACACGGTTGTACAATGCTCAACATCTTCAGTTGTGCACCTGTACTTTTTGTATGAATCACTAGGTTGAGCAGACATTGTCATATAAATTCTTTTCCATACTGCATTTGTACACACCCTACTCAAACGAGGCACAAAATCAAATTCGGTCACTAAGACAGATATCAAAAGACAATGAAATATCAACACATACATTAATGCCTCTTTATTGGACATATATTTCCATGAAACgggttatttttttcagtttgccTATTTGGTGACCCTCAACTGCAAGGCTGTTGCTTGCACTGTGATTTTCCTTATTAAACCTAGCAAATTCCAAAGAGGGGACTCAATATATTGATGTGTTTGAGTGTTGTCGCAAATTATCACCACAAACAAATGTGCTAACTCTGTCATTGATACACAAGAGTACACAAGATTGGACACAAAGTTACCCCAGAAACTACCCCAAGAGAGTTATCTGGTATGTGGCATAAATACGTTCTACGCCCTGAAAAAGCGAAATACTCCAAAGTAACCACTTTTACATATGACACATTatagcagggttgccaactctcacgcatctggcgtgacactcacgcctCCAGATTCTCACGCTTGCGCAAGAAATTTTACTGTAAATgtacattattccattataaacctaaaatgagctacATCGAAAGCggtggggcagtttgcaaacagactatttacaaggtaataaaagtGTTACATACATGAAAAagcgtgtgaatgtgtgtgcagaattgTGTCTTACTGAAAACCTCAGCCAGCAGACCGAAGTTGGCAAGTCTGGACATTATGTAATTCAGACCTGCTAATCCGATAACAAACGCAACTTATAACATTCAAAAAGCTTTCAAAAAGCATAGAAATAACAGGAATCGATAATTACAGTTAAATCAGCGCTGTAATAATTTACCACAATCATGAAGTGCACCTAGACTCACCTAAGTACAATGAATGAACAACGAGAACCACGTGTTTTGAAACATGTTACAACTCGATCCTATTAGGCAGTAGTGTTTTCTGAACTCGTAATCTTTATGAGCATGGCTGGGCTGGCCGCCTGGCATACCGGGCATTTTCCCGGTGGGTCGATGTAGGGTATGTGGGGGACCCCCAAACCACGCCACCCCCCGGTCGGCAAAATATATCGCTTGGTAAATCGATGGGGGACCCATAATCTAGGGCCGATATATTTAATCCCAGTCCAACCCTATTTATGACTAATATTAATTTCTCGCATAGTAAGAAACAACATTGTTTTACGCGGAACGGTTCCTATAGATTAATAATTAGATAAGTATGCAAACTAGTTTCACTATATTTAGTTTCAACATACTGAACGATTTTTATGTCGTCCAATACATACATGCAATCGAGCGGTCTGTATGTGCTCACCGATAAACTTCAACGGTATAGGTGTAGTTGACTGGTTCAGGACCCCATTTTAATATTGTCTTAAAATCAGAAGAAGTCCATGTAACACCCTCCGCCTTGGGGTAGGTGTTCATGCCTATAtaacagaaaaacagcaaaaaattAATAACGAAATACGCAAGATTCCCCATCGGATTTAGACAAATCAGTGGATTCCCGAAGACGCAGAACTATGCAATTTCACGAACTACAGTAATCGCTAATACGATGCTGTTAAAGAACTTAAACATCAGAAAATCccttaaaagtttaatttaagcTCCATTTCATTTCAGCAGGCTGCGTCTACCCAAACCCCCTTTTATCGTGCACACTCAGTGCATTACGGATACTGACCTGCATTCTTGCCAAAGAGAAGGAACAAAACGCACAGTAATGCAAAGGAAACCCTGATATCCGACATGATCCATATGTTATATAGACAATTTTTAGAATACATCCCAGGCTTTATGTCAGGTGTACTTGCTGCCGCAGACGAAAGTGCACAGCTCTGGCGAACTGCTAATTACTTCATGAGTTTATATCGCTTCGTAGCGAAATATACAATGAGTGGCCTACGAGTCAATTTAACATGAACTATGAAGACACAGCCCCTACTTATTGGTCCTCTCCCAAAATGACCAAATAAGGCCATCCGGGGGAGAATATTATGCCACATACGTAATTAGAGCTTGGGTATGGTCActagtctgtgtctgtgtgaagaAATAGTTATTAATAATTTATACTGCCTAATATAGAAT
This window harbors:
- the f3a gene encoding coagulation factor III, tissue factor a gives rise to the protein MYSKNCLYNIWIMSDIRVSFALLCVLFLLFGKNAGMNTYPKAEGVTWTSSDFKTILKWGPEPVNYTYTVEVYRQGKDGEKNEHCIRTEKTDCDLTSMLVDLNATYIADILSEPMPGVPNDAVEPPYTKSPPFCPYHDTEIGAPRFKINVTQDKSKITLDIEDPVTAIHSGRKLLNIRDIFKSDLQYKVFYRKAQSTGKREKTTSSSRLVVAVDRGVSYCFNVQAYLPTRLGTKQDGKLSSTRCSPGGDRSEYSIGVIAGGIVLVIMLIGTIALIAVCCRRRKRGSDAGKEAVPLKKV